A DNA window from Paenibacillus sp. HWE-109 contains the following coding sequences:
- a CDS encoding cache domain-containing sensor histidine kinase codes for MTFSIKNVVLKYILDQKIKKKLFITYFVLIIIPLLIFSLIAYHKIAQTIQNNTMFSVKQSFDQAVFSFSSRVENAKNMSDLIILDAEATRAFSKMIVPNEEIPHQINDYTYLSRLFTYLQRNADVFHIRLFIPDNLMYSGDGQNFFSLEAAYDKKWYEDLLNKSVNILWYPTTSVTIDSSGKTIEERVLSALRLVKKPDDYTKNIAVLSIDILESDIHSMLKKAADLTETGIVYIENSEGIIQSSTSLGITENWRVPEKYSNALHEGDWQKIKINDEMAFVGYKNIEKTDLRIVSVVPLKEILASSSHERNSLIVLLLVMGALAYLLAYFISASSTKRIYNLVDNMRRVQKGDLSVTISKDSRDEIGELAVNFNFMIKKINELIEEQYKSGQEVKEAELKLVQAEFKTLQAQINPHFLYNTLDLINWMAIKYNCPDIESLIYSLSRFYKLSLRKGADIVTIRDEAMHIQTYLQIQNYRFENCVQLELDVASIQPYRIPKITLHPLVENSIMHGIYKKSGSTGTIKISGKLENDHLIMYIEDDGVGMTEEQIERIFQHTDPDEQTDDLHGFGIRNVNERLKQHFGSSYGLTYRSKLGEGTTVEIRIPLHI; via the coding sequence ATGACATTCAGCATAAAAAACGTCGTATTGAAGTATATATTGGATCAAAAAATTAAAAAGAAATTATTTATTACCTATTTTGTATTAATTATCATACCGCTGTTGATTTTTTCATTGATCGCATACCACAAAATTGCGCAAACAATCCAGAACAACACGATGTTTTCTGTTAAACAATCGTTCGATCAAGCCGTCTTTTCTTTTTCATCCAGAGTGGAGAATGCCAAGAATATGTCGGATTTAATCATTCTTGATGCCGAAGCTACCCGAGCCTTCAGTAAAATGATTGTACCCAATGAAGAAATTCCCCATCAAATCAATGATTATACGTATTTGAGCAGGTTATTTACCTATTTGCAGCGAAATGCGGATGTCTTCCATATCCGTCTGTTTATCCCTGACAATCTCATGTATTCCGGTGATGGACAAAACTTTTTCAGCTTGGAAGCAGCGTACGATAAGAAGTGGTATGAAGACTTACTAAACAAGTCAGTCAATATTTTGTGGTACCCTACGACATCTGTAACGATAGATTCTTCCGGGAAGACGATCGAAGAAAGGGTTTTGTCAGCTTTGCGTCTGGTGAAAAAACCAGATGACTATACTAAGAATATAGCTGTTTTGAGCATTGATATCCTGGAGAGTGATATTCATAGCATGCTTAAAAAGGCTGCTGATCTAACGGAAACAGGAATTGTATACATCGAAAACAGCGAAGGTATCATTCAGTCCAGCACATCCTTGGGCATAACAGAAAATTGGAGAGTTCCAGAAAAATATTCGAATGCTTTGCACGAGGGAGATTGGCAGAAAATAAAGATTAACGACGAAATGGCTTTTGTGGGCTATAAAAATATTGAGAAAACGGATTTGCGGATTGTATCGGTCGTTCCCTTAAAGGAAATCCTTGCTTCAAGCAGCCATGAAAGAAATTCGTTGATCGTATTACTGCTTGTAATGGGAGCGTTAGCTTACCTGTTGGCTTATTTCATTTCTGCTTCAAGCACCAAACGGATTTACAATCTAGTTGATAACATGCGGCGGGTTCAAAAGGGTGATTTGTCCGTAACCATTTCAAAGGATAGCAGAGACGAAATCGGTGAGCTGGCAGTCAATTTTAATTTTATGATAAAAAAAATAAATGAATTAATCGAGGAACAATACAAGAGCGGGCAGGAGGTTAAGGAAGCAGAGCTTAAATTGGTTCAAGCAGAGTTCAAGACCTTACAGGCTCAGATTAATCCGCACTTTCTTTACAATACGTTGGATTTAATTAATTGGATGGCCATCAAATATAATTGTCCGGATATCGAATCTTTGATTTATTCCTTGTCGCGGTTCTATAAACTAAGTTTAAGAAAAGGTGCAGACATTGTGACGATTCGCGATGAAGCAATGCATATCCAAACCTATTTGCAAATTCAAAATTATCGGTTTGAAAATTGCGTGCAATTGGAATTGGATGTTGCCAGCATTCAACCGTATAGAATTCCTAAAATCACGTTGCATCCTCTTGTTGAGAATTCGATTATGCACGGCATTTATAAAAAATCCGGGAGCACCGGCACCATTAAGATAAGCGGAAAGCTGGAGAATGACCATCTTATTATGTATATCGAGGATGACGGAGTTGGCATGACGGAAGAGCAAATTGAGCGGATTTTTCAACACACTGATCCAGATGAACAAACGGATGACTTGCATGGATTCGGGATTAGAAACGTCAACGAAAGGTTGAAGCAACACTTTGGGAGTTCTTATGGTTTAACTTATCGAAGTAAATTGGGAGAGGGGACAACGGTCGAAATCCGAATTCCGCTCCACATTTGA
- a CDS encoding Gfo/Idh/MocA family protein, with protein MVKKLKAAIIGCGGIAFEKHFPALAKLKELEMVAFCDIIVDKAERAAAKHGAIGAKSYYDYREILKDDAIDVIYVCTPNDSHAEISIAAMESGKHVMCEKPMAKNAAEAQAMLDAARRTGKKLSIAYQNNFRPDSRYLQQICDNGELGDIYFAKAHAIRRRGVPTWGVFLDQEKQGGGPLIDIGSHALDLTLRMMNNYAPKCVLGSTFNKLSRKENAANFWGPWDPEKFTVEDSAFGFITMQNGATVILESSWALNSLDTLEAKTTLCGTEGGADMRDGLRINGERMGRMFATTTDMSVGGVDFFEGSEESPSDLEARMWLDCILHDTEPLVKPEQALVVTQILEAIYESSRTGKAIYFE; from the coding sequence ATGGTTAAGAAACTTAAAGCGGCAATTATTGGTTGCGGCGGCATTGCATTCGAGAAGCATTTCCCTGCGCTTGCCAAATTGAAAGAGCTGGAAATGGTCGCTTTCTGCGATATTATTGTCGATAAAGCAGAAAGAGCTGCGGCAAAACATGGTGCTATTGGGGCAAAATCTTATTACGATTATAGGGAAATCCTTAAGGATGACGCTATCGATGTGATCTATGTATGTACACCAAACGACTCACATGCCGAGATCTCTATTGCGGCAATGGAGTCCGGCAAGCATGTCATGTGCGAGAAACCGATGGCCAAGAATGCAGCTGAGGCGCAAGCCATGTTGGATGCAGCTAGACGGACCGGCAAAAAGCTATCGATTGCTTACCAGAATAACTTCCGGCCGGACAGTCGTTACTTGCAGCAAATTTGCGATAATGGCGAGCTTGGGGACATTTATTTTGCCAAAGCTCATGCCATCCGCAGACGTGGGGTTCCCACCTGGGGCGTCTTTCTGGACCAAGAGAAACAAGGCGGCGGCCCGCTCATCGACATCGGCAGCCATGCACTGGATTTAACCTTGCGTATGATGAACAATTATGCACCAAAATGTGTCCTGGGATCAACTTTCAACAAGCTTAGCCGCAAAGAAAATGCAGCAAACTTCTGGGGACCTTGGGATCCTGAAAAGTTTACAGTAGAAGATTCTGCGTTCGGTTTCATTACCATGCAGAATGGAGCGACCGTTATACTTGAATCCAGTTGGGCACTCAACTCACTTGACACCCTTGAGGCAAAAACGACGCTTTGCGGTACAGAAGGTGGAGCGGATATGCGTGACGGTCTTCGCATTAACGGCGAAAGAATGGGCAGAATGTTCGCAACCACCACCGATATGAGCGTAGGCGGAGTTGATTTTTTTGAAGGCAGCGAAGAAAGCCCAAGCGATCTGGAAGCGCGGATGTGGCTCGATTGCATACTTCATGATACGGAGCCGTTGGTAAAACCTGAGCAAGCGCTAGTTGTCACACAAATATTGGAAGCTATCTATGAATCTTCGAGGACCGGGAAAGCGATTTATTTCGAATAA
- a CDS encoding J domain-containing protein produces the protein MHIWNALGIDPSSDSSVIKRAYAKQLKLHHPEEDPEGYQRLREAYDQALRQAKQQSNRSVNRIVSEEEVEQQESQHVSVSNRIMILPEQDHVPRSPEHQLDEFMGKVKMIYNTFISRIDTDYWLELMNDDVMWNVNLQRSVYERMLNFLESHPYLPRSVWQLLEGSFRWKEKAQEDRDLFSKRYPNVFIYALEDQQYATSLRYSFLADAGNIDYDAFLHYRVMALRALKDHDLQTAEEMLNKACEVFPSDPDLLRLQGEFYFRTDDLNRALIAFDHCIRIAPDDMDSYFYRSRIYYKQDKLVDAIQDLDYLLSKMPENLDMLSLLGKCYIKLGQLNQARESYHRILDIHSNDIEALVYLADFERSTIKQKSFGQSEELEPTDEMELQLSAQPPLLALFAKIKELLFKLAKLF, from the coding sequence ATGCATATTTGGAATGCGCTGGGAATTGATCCCAGTAGTGACAGTTCCGTCATTAAGAGAGCTTACGCGAAGCAGTTGAAACTCCATCACCCTGAGGAAGACCCGGAGGGTTATCAACGGTTGCGGGAAGCTTATGATCAAGCGCTTAGGCAGGCCAAACAGCAGAGTAACCGATCAGTCAACCGTATTGTTTCGGAGGAAGAAGTTGAGCAGCAGGAAAGTCAGCATGTGTCTGTTTCTAACCGCATCATGATCCTGCCAGAGCAGGATCATGTACCTCGCAGTCCTGAACATCAATTAGATGAGTTTATGGGTAAGGTCAAAATGATATACAACACTTTCATATCACGAATCGATACAGATTATTGGTTGGAACTAATGAATGACGATGTCATGTGGAATGTAAATCTTCAACGTTCCGTTTACGAACGAATGCTCAATTTTTTAGAAAGTCATCCTTATTTGCCAAGATCGGTTTGGCAACTGCTCGAAGGCAGTTTTCGATGGAAGGAGAAAGCGCAAGAGGATCGGGATTTGTTTTCCAAACGGTATCCTAATGTGTTTATTTATGCACTTGAGGATCAGCAATATGCGACAAGCTTGCGGTATTCGTTCCTTGCAGATGCAGGAAACATTGATTACGATGCCTTTCTGCATTATCGGGTAATGGCGTTGAGAGCGCTCAAAGACCATGACTTACAGACTGCGGAAGAAATGCTGAATAAGGCCTGCGAAGTGTTTCCCAGTGATCCGGATTTGCTTCGCCTTCAAGGGGAATTTTACTTTCGAACGGATGATTTAAATCGTGCTCTTATTGCCTTCGATCATTGTATTCGTATTGCTCCTGACGATATGGATTCTTATTTCTATCGCTCTCGTATTTACTATAAACAAGACAAGCTGGTTGATGCGATTCAGGATTTAGACTATCTTCTTTCTAAAATGCCAGAAAATCTGGATATGTTATCTCTTTTGGGAAAATGTTATATCAAGTTGGGACAATTAAACCAAGCTAGAGAAAGCTATCATCGGATACTGGACATCCATTCGAACGATATCGAAGCACTTGTTTATCTTGCGGATTTCGAGAGGTCCACAATTAAGCAAAAGAGCTTTGGGCAATCGGAGGAATTAGAGCCTACAGATGAGATGGAACTCCAACTGAGTGCTCAGCCTCCCTTACTGGCGTTATTTGCAAAAATTAAAGAGCTGTTATTTAAGCTTGCAAAACTATTTTAG
- a CDS encoding DUF1266 domain-containing protein produces MEQVERSCLCFKMDYYNLEARQQLSLYIHALSSFCLKGHNPYPFAKNMHLIFENKSRLRQLLYKWEIDDAEMLKEKLDWFFQTGHRKEFRDSSMLLSGLSISERAEYIQSLPDGDPRRAKLIVSNHYLTRLPVEGIAAYDHSWCVYACCAGYELGYLTEEDKWRMVTVSARDVRKSYSSWKDYAIGYAAGADFTESSSSFEYVNKNQDFLIKLLIAPDSPLRHISFGC; encoded by the coding sequence ATGGAGCAAGTAGAAAGGAGTTGTCTTTGTTTCAAAATGGATTATTACAATCTCGAAGCTCGCCAACAATTATCTTTATATATTCATGCACTTTCGTCTTTTTGCTTGAAAGGGCATAATCCTTATCCTTTTGCCAAAAATATGCACCTAATATTCGAAAATAAAAGTCGGTTGCGTCAATTGCTGTACAAATGGGAAATCGATGATGCCGAAATGCTAAAAGAGAAGTTGGACTGGTTCTTTCAAACTGGGCACAGAAAAGAGTTTCGTGACAGTAGTATGCTGCTCTCAGGGCTTTCAATATCGGAACGCGCTGAATATATACAATCACTGCCTGACGGGGATCCAAGGAGAGCAAAGCTGATTGTCTCCAATCATTATTTGACACGCTTGCCAGTGGAAGGCATAGCTGCATACGATCATTCTTGGTGCGTATATGCTTGCTGCGCGGGATATGAACTCGGATATTTAACGGAAGAGGATAAATGGAGAATGGTGACTGTCAGTGCTCGGGATGTTAGAAAATCATATTCAAGCTGGAAGGACTATGCTATCGGATATGCGGCAGGAGCGGACTTCACAGAGTCTTCTTCTTCTTTTGAATATGTGAATAAAAACCAAGATTTCCTTATTAAGCTGCTTATTGCTCCAGACAGTCCGCTAAGACATATTAGCTTTGGGTGTTGA
- a CDS encoding DUF255 domain-containing protein, with the protein MTTNNKLNRLSKEKSPYLLQHQYNLVDWFPWSDEAFEIAKRDNKPVFLSIGYS; encoded by the coding sequence ATGACAACGAACAACAAACTCAATAGATTATCCAAGGAAAAGTCGCCGTATTTGCTGCAACATCAATACAATCTGGTAGATTGGTTCCCTTGGTCAGACGAGGCTTTTGAAATCGCCAAACGCGATAATAAGCCAGTCTTCTTATCTATTGGGTATAGCTGA
- a CDS encoding thioredoxin domain-containing protein, with protein MAHESFEDQAVADMLNKDFISIKVDREERPDVDHIYMAVCQAMTGRGGWPLTVFLTPEKKPFFAGTYFPRSRKYNRAGFVEIIAQMAAKWKEDPERIREVGEQVMQDMTSRLLEHRMGGEVSEETLHEAFRLYERTFDPANGGFGSSPKFPTAQNLSFLLRYYYKTGKEKALEMVEKTLDAMHRGGMYDHIGFGFSRYSVDERWLVPHFEKMLYDNALLVMTYIEAYQVTGKEKYAEVAEQIITYVLRDMTDEGGAFYSAEDADSEGEEGKFYVWTPDEVEVVLGIDEGDLYSELYDITESGNYEGRNIPNLIDTTLVSFAKRKQIPLEELKQRIMAARAKLFAHREQRIHPGKDDKILTSWNGLMIAALSKAARALDKPSYAEAAAKAADFLLRELRREDERLLARYRDGEAAFLGYVDDYAFLVWGLIELYETTFELRYLREAVQLNAEMLRLFGDEEKGGLFFYGSDAEQLLTRPKEIYDGAMPSGNGAAALNLLRLSRLTYDAKLSQAADVQLQAFAGAVAAYPPGYALTLAALDFACGEASEIVIAGDPAKPQTQQMLRTVQRQYLPNTLLILHPPGEAGEEVRKLIPLVQDKLQLGGQATAYVCQNFACQAPTQDLEDLANLTS; from the coding sequence ATGGCACACGAATCTTTCGAAGACCAAGCTGTAGCAGACATGCTAAACAAGGACTTCATCTCCATCAAAGTCGATCGTGAAGAACGGCCGGATGTCGACCACATCTACATGGCGGTATGCCAGGCGATGACAGGCCGAGGCGGCTGGCCGCTGACGGTGTTCCTGACGCCGGAGAAGAAGCCTTTCTTCGCAGGAACGTACTTCCCGCGCAGCCGTAAGTATAACCGAGCTGGATTCGTAGAGATCATAGCCCAGATGGCAGCGAAGTGGAAGGAAGACCCGGAACGCATTCGTGAGGTAGGGGAGCAGGTTATGCAAGATATGACAAGTCGACTGCTTGAGCATCGTATGGGTGGCGAGGTTTCGGAGGAAACGCTCCATGAGGCATTCCGTTTGTATGAGCGTACATTTGATCCAGCGAACGGTGGCTTTGGCAGCTCGCCCAAGTTTCCGACCGCTCAAAATCTATCGTTTCTACTAAGGTATTATTATAAAACCGGTAAGGAAAAAGCGCTTGAAATGGTTGAAAAGACGCTCGATGCTATGCATCGTGGAGGGATGTACGACCACATCGGATTCGGATTTTCGAGATATTCCGTCGATGAGAGATGGTTGGTTCCTCATTTTGAAAAGATGCTGTATGACAACGCATTGCTAGTTATGACCTATATAGAAGCTTATCAAGTGACAGGAAAAGAGAAGTATGCGGAGGTCGCAGAGCAGATCATCACTTACGTGCTTCGCGATATGACGGATGAGGGCGGAGCGTTCTACTCCGCTGAGGATGCGGATTCCGAAGGCGAGGAAGGCAAGTTCTATGTCTGGACGCCAGATGAAGTGGAGGTCGTTCTTGGCATAGACGAAGGCGATCTTTATTCGGAGCTGTACGATATTACGGAGTCGGGGAATTATGAGGGGCGTAATATCCCGAATTTGATTGACACGACTCTGGTGTCGTTTGCGAAGCGGAAGCAGATTCCCCTAGAGGAGCTGAAGCAGCGGATTATGGCGGCCCGTGCCAAGCTGTTCGCGCACCGCGAGCAGCGCATTCATCCGGGCAAGGATGATAAGATTCTGACCTCGTGGAACGGTCTGATGATTGCTGCGCTGTCCAAGGCTGCGCGCGCCTTGGACAAACCTTCTTACGCGGAGGCTGCCGCGAAAGCCGCGGATTTCCTGCTTCGCGAGCTGCGCCGCGAGGATGAGCGTTTGCTCGCCCGCTATCGCGACGGCGAAGCTGCTTTCCTCGGCTACGTGGACGATTATGCATTCCTCGTATGGGGCTTGATCGAGCTGTACGAGACCACGTTCGAGCTGCGCTACCTCCGTGAAGCAGTCCAGCTGAACGCCGAGATGCTTCGCCTCTTCGGAGACGAAGAGAAGGGCGGGCTCTTCTTCTACGGCAGCGATGCCGAGCAGCTGCTCACCCGCCCCAAAGAGATCTACGACGGCGCGATGCCGTCGGGGAACGGGGCCGCCGCGCTGAACCTGCTGCGGCTATCCAGGCTGACCTACGACGCGAAGCTGTCGCAGGCAGCCGATGTCCAGCTCCAGGCGTTCGCCGGAGCTGTTGCCGCTTACCCGCCGGGCTATGCGCTGACGCTGGCCGCGCTGGATTTCGCTTGCGGCGAAGCCAGCGAAATCGTCATCGCCGGCGACCCGGCGAAGCCGCAGACGCAGCAGATGCTGCGCACGGTGCAGCGGCAGTATCTGCCGAATACGCTGCTGATTCTTCACCCGCCAGGAGAGGCTGGCGAAGAAGTGCGCAAGCTTATTCCGCTTGTGCAAGACAAGCTGCAGCTTGGTGGGCAGGCTACAGCTTACGTATGCCAGAATTTTGCCTGCCAAGCGCCAACGCAAGATCTGGAGGACCTCGCAAATCTTACTTCCTGA
- a CDS encoding DUF4386 domain-containing protein, translated as MRNSGRRTAVITGVLLIAGIVAGIFSVVPVIDGADYLGEAFANENQVLLGAFFQLLMVVSYVGIPILMYPILSKLNKGLALGSVAFGIIAGAFIIIGVIILLLLLTLSHEFTKVGTLEISYFQTLGRLLQAGRDLVNHVATTLAFVLAMFLFNCLFYQTKLVPRWLSVWGVIGSALSILASLLFMIRFIDLDAAYMMLNMPIAFQQMVLAVWLIVKGFSRAEQDPVSN; from the coding sequence TTGAGGAATTCAGGTAGAAGGACTGCTGTAATTACTGGCGTGTTATTAATTGCCGGGATAGTTGCAGGTATATTTAGTGTTGTTCCTGTTATAGATGGAGCAGACTACCTTGGCGAAGCTTTTGCAAATGAAAACCAAGTACTACTGGGCGCGTTTTTCCAATTGTTAATGGTTGTTTCCTATGTTGGTATTCCTATTTTGATGTATCCGATTTTAAGTAAGCTTAATAAAGGTTTAGCTCTTGGATCTGTTGCGTTCGGCATTATTGCAGGTGCGTTCATTATTATTGGTGTAATCATTCTTCTCCTGCTATTGACATTAAGCCACGAATTCACAAAAGTGGGAACTCTGGAGATATCGTACTTCCAGACCTTGGGTAGATTGTTGCAAGCCGGACGTGATTTGGTGAACCATGTCGCAACGACACTGGCCTTTGTTTTGGCTATGTTCTTGTTTAACTGCCTATTCTACCAAACAAAACTAGTTCCACGTTGGTTGTCCGTTTGGGGTGTTATTGGATCTGCATTGTCCATATTGGCAAGCTTATTATTTATGATTCGCTTCATCGATCTGGATGCAGCCTACATGATGTTGAACATGCCAATAGCCTTTCAACAAATGGTGTTGGCTGTATGGCTAATCGTTAAAGGATTCAGCCGGGCGGAGCAGGATCCTGTATCGAATTAA
- a CDS encoding DUF1540 domain-containing protein: MAKDVLCEVNSCKNWASGNKCNANSIYVVSHHGSNQARNSEETDCKTFEPKV; encoded by the coding sequence ATGGCAAAAGATGTCCTTTGTGAAGTGAATTCCTGTAAAAACTGGGCTAGTGGCAACAAATGCAACGCGAACTCGATTTATGTCGTGAGCCACCACGGCAGCAATCAAGCTCGTAATTCCGAAGAAACCGATTGTAAGACTTTTGAACCGAAAGTTTAA
- a CDS encoding glycosyl hydrolase family 18 protein: MKIGKWMLAGTLLLAMTVPHAVHAAGATTPDKTTKYRVYQYNHVLMEFASYTQAEAFAKGFTNSHVEEIGSRKWLWNNFPRYQVYQLDATLPEWQFTTLDAAIAEAKKWTNASVRDLQSTGWAWNNYPRYQVYQNEITLDSWKFLTLNEAMAEAKKWGSAHIINLDNNQWVWDNIASDVKKLVSSGEPAYKVYQGTFSADNWKFASLEDAIKESLKWGNSTVVNTTTNQTVYSNLKTYKVFQNDSFLQDFTSLDEAIAYATQWGHSAIFKEGHKIWNNFASYQVLQNTALIGEFKTIPEALNYSVQYSNASIQTLDHTLLWDNFKKLQVWGWNGQSGADTIKAQVNNTIGLDVDSPSYFELADAGGGLKDNSNADTVKWLQKNGYTVYPLVNNQFNSTLTSQFLADSAAQDKFITALVDRSVQLGVPGINVDFESLAGSDRNAFTAFMTKLTTYAHLHSLVVSIDLPRGSVKWNHLSAFDHEKLGSLVDYVAIMAYDQFYKGSTSAGSVSGLPWTDGGIQEFLSYGIPRDKIILGIPYYVREWKLDAAGALQGNRTVLMKDIPALMASKTTTKTWDKTFEQYKIEYQENGFTYVFWLEDEATVKARLDMAKKYDIAGVAAWRLGYDQADLWKMILQNK; this comes from the coding sequence ATGAAGATTGGAAAATGGATGCTTGCTGGCACTTTGCTGCTAGCCATGACCGTACCTCATGCGGTTCATGCCGCAGGTGCCACCACACCTGACAAAACGACCAAATACCGCGTTTACCAATACAATCACGTGCTGATGGAATTCGCTTCGTATACGCAAGCTGAAGCGTTTGCCAAGGGATTCACCAATAGCCACGTAGAAGAAATCGGTTCGCGCAAATGGCTGTGGAACAATTTCCCCCGCTATCAGGTTTATCAATTGGATGCAACCTTGCCGGAATGGCAATTCACCACGCTCGATGCCGCCATTGCTGAAGCTAAGAAATGGACGAACGCAAGCGTACGAGATCTGCAATCCACAGGCTGGGCTTGGAATAATTATCCGAGATACCAGGTCTATCAGAATGAAATTACCCTGGACAGCTGGAAATTCCTTACCTTGAATGAAGCCATGGCTGAAGCCAAAAAGTGGGGCAGCGCCCACATCATCAACCTGGACAACAACCAATGGGTATGGGATAACATCGCCTCTGATGTCAAAAAGCTTGTAAGCTCCGGGGAGCCCGCTTATAAAGTGTATCAAGGGACCTTTTCAGCTGATAATTGGAAATTCGCTTCGCTCGAAGATGCGATCAAGGAATCTCTGAAATGGGGAAATTCAACCGTTGTCAATACGACAACCAATCAAACCGTGTACAGCAATCTTAAAACGTATAAAGTATTTCAGAACGATTCCTTTTTACAAGACTTTACTTCCCTTGATGAGGCCATCGCCTATGCAACACAATGGGGACATAGCGCCATTTTCAAAGAAGGACATAAAATTTGGAATAACTTCGCCTCTTACCAAGTCCTGCAAAACACAGCGCTCATCGGCGAGTTTAAAACCATTCCGGAAGCATTAAACTACAGCGTGCAGTACAGCAATGCCTCCATTCAAACATTAGACCATACGCTGCTGTGGGATAATTTCAAAAAACTTCAAGTATGGGGCTGGAACGGCCAATCAGGCGCAGATACGATCAAAGCGCAAGTGAACAACACAATTGGACTGGATGTCGATTCTCCCAGCTATTTTGAACTTGCTGATGCAGGCGGCGGATTGAAAGATAATTCCAACGCTGATACGGTCAAATGGCTGCAAAAAAACGGCTACACCGTGTACCCGCTAGTCAATAATCAATTCAATTCAACCTTAACATCACAATTTCTGGCAGATAGCGCGGCCCAGGATAAATTTATTACCGCTCTGGTAGACCGCTCCGTTCAACTCGGTGTTCCAGGCATTAATGTGGATTTCGAGAGTCTGGCTGGATCGGACCGCAATGCTTTTACAGCCTTCATGACCAAATTAACCACTTATGCCCACCTGCACAGCTTGGTTGTCTCCATCGACCTTCCTCGCGGCAGTGTCAAATGGAATCATCTTTCTGCGTTCGATCATGAGAAGCTGGGCAGCTTGGTCGATTATGTAGCTATCATGGCTTACGATCAGTTCTACAAAGGCAGCACATCGGCCGGATCTGTTTCCGGACTTCCTTGGACAGACGGCGGCATACAAGAATTCCTTTCCTATGGCATTCCGCGGGACAAAATAATTCTTGGAATTCCCTACTATGTTCGCGAGTGGAAGCTGGATGCTGCTGGTGCCTTGCAAGGCAACCGAACCGTGCTTATGAAAGATATCCCTGCCCTGATGGCATCCAAAACAACCACAAAGACGTGGGACAAAACGTTTGAACAGTACAAAATCGAATATCAGGAAAATGGATTTACCTATGTATTCTGGTTGGAAGATGAGGCAACCGTCAAAGCTCGTCTGGATATGGCCAAAAAATACGACATTGCCGGTGTTGCGGCTTGGCGGCTTGGCTACGATCAAGCGGATTTATGGAAAATGATTTTGCAAAATAAATAG
- a CDS encoding DUF309 domain-containing protein, whose amino-acid sequence MKQYPEAYLDYLLYFHAERDYFECHEVMEEFWKEHPGDERGRTYVALIQIAVGMYHIRRGNRIGALKMLQSAKANAEAIHISSLGLDSDKLQHLLSETLRLIEHNVYSYDDINLPIADPELAAWCMEACERKGWTWLAPSPLQDEQLTHKHTKRDRSEVILERARQQQIRKEKGGAK is encoded by the coding sequence ATGAAGCAATATCCGGAAGCTTATCTCGATTATTTACTTTATTTTCATGCGGAGCGGGACTATTTTGAGTGCCATGAAGTGATGGAGGAGTTCTGGAAGGAGCATCCAGGAGATGAACGCGGCAGAACATACGTGGCTCTGATCCAAATCGCCGTGGGGATGTACCACATTCGCCGTGGGAATCGCATAGGCGCGCTCAAAATGCTGCAAAGTGCAAAAGCCAATGCGGAAGCGATTCATATCAGCTCGCTTGGACTGGATTCCGATAAGCTTCAGCACTTATTAAGTGAAACGTTAAGGCTAATTGAACATAATGTATATAGCTACGATGATATTAATTTACCGATTGCCGATCCCGAGTTAGCCGCTTGGTGCATGGAGGCATGTGAGCGTAAAGGATGGACATGGCTAGCGCCAAGTCCGTTGCAGGATGAGCAGCTTACCCATAAGCATACGAAGCGGGATCGCTCCGAGGTCATTCTAGAGAGAGCAAGACAACAGCAAATCCGCAAAGAAAAGGGTGGAGCGAAGTGA